The following DNA comes from Frankia casuarinae.
GACCGGCCGCGGCGGTGGGTCTCGCGCTCGGTGCCCGCGCCGGGGTGCACGCTCCGGTGAGCGCCTGCGCGTCCGGTGCGGAGGCCATTGCCACCGCCGTCGACCTGATCCAGGCCGGTCGAGCGGATGTCGCCGTCGCCGGTGGCACGGAGGCCGCCGTCCATCCGCTCCCGCTCGTGGGATTCGCGCAGATGCAGGCGCTGTCCCGCCGTGAGGACCCGCCGGAGTCGGCGTCCCGGCCGTTCGACAAAGTCCGGGACGGATTCGTGCTCGGCGAGGGTGCCGGGATGTTCGTCCTGGAGGCCGCCGAGCACGCCCGCGCCCGCGGCGCCCGGGTCTACACGACCGTGGCCGGCGCTGGGGTCAGCGCCGACGCCTATCACGTCGCAGCCCCCGACCCGACGGGAGCCGGGGCGGCGCGGGCCGTGCGCCGGGCGTTGCACGCCGCCGGTCTTGACCCGGCGGACGTGGTGCACGTGAACGCGCATGCCTCGGGGACACCGGCTGGCGATCTCGCCGAGAGCCGTGCGCTGCGCGGCGCGCTGGGCGCGGCGCTCGACGGTGTCGCGGTGACGTCGACGAAGTCGATGACCGGACATCTGCTGGGCGCGGCCGGCGCGGTGGAGGCGCTGCTCTGCGTGCTGACGTTGCGGGAGCGGACGGTCCCGGCGACCCGCAACCTCGAGGCGATCGACGACGAGATCACGCTGGACGTGGTGACGATGGACAACAGGCCGATCCGGACCGGCGCGGCGCTGTCGACGTCGTTCGGCTTCGGCGGCCACGATGTCTGCCTCGCCTTCACCCCCTGGCCCTGACCGTCGGTCGCCTCGCCGTGGTCGGTACGTCTGCCCGAGCGGACACCGGACGGCCATGGCGGGAGCATCGGGTGCGCACGATGCTCAGAAAGTCGCCATGCACATGTTGCCAAAGATCCGACTAGCCGTAACCATTGGCCCGTGATGTCCTACGAACAGGTACTGCAGGTGTCCGATCCGCTCGAGCGAGCCGCGTTGGCAGATGATCTGATGTGGGCTGACCATCCGCGCAGACTGGATCTGCGCACAGCACGTGGGGTGGCCATTCGGGAGGCGTTGGAGGCGGGGCGGTCGCCCGACGACGTCGCCCGCCGACTCGTCGTCACCGTGGCCGATCTGACCTGGATGGCCGCGCCTGCGGCATCCGCCGTAGCTTGATCCGTCGAGGGCCGGTCGGACAACGGCGTCCGCCGACCCGAACCCCACTGTCGGTTGTCCACCCTCGGAACCGTGCCGTCACCCACGGCCTTTCAGGGCCGCAGTCGGAACGGTGGGTAGTCGTCCGTGGTCAGAATGACCGCGTAGCAGACCACCCGGTTCGTCCAGCGCAGCACGCCGACGACGAAGTCGAACAGTCCCCGCGGGAGGCGTCCGGTGAGGAGCACGGCGAACCAGCCGACGATCATCGCCGCCACCGTCGCGATATACAGGAAGAACAGCGCGATGTAGTGCGGGACCGCCAGCAGCCACTTGACCAGGGGCAGCCAGCGGTTCAGACGCGCGGCGTCCGGATAGGGAATCGTCA
Coding sequences within:
- a CDS encoding beta-ketoacyl-[acyl-carrier-protein] synthase family protein, whose amino-acid sequence is MGRQAARQVVVTGLGATTPLGGDVASTWSGVLAGRSGIRRLDEPWAQSLPVRIAAPVAVEPQLGRVEARTLDRGQRLALVAAREAWADAGTPTPEPERFAVVVGSGVGGLTTLLDQYDVFRERGARQVSPHLVPMLMPNGPAAAVGLALGARAGVHAPVSACASGAEAIATAVDLIQAGRADVAVAGGTEAAVHPLPLVGFAQMQALSRREDPPESASRPFDKVRDGFVLGEGAGMFVLEAAEHARARGARVYTTVAGAGVSADAYHVAAPDPTGAGAARAVRRALHAAGLDPADVVHVNAHASGTPAGDLAESRALRGALGAALDGVAVTSTKSMTGHLLGAAGAVEALLCVLTLRERTVPATRNLEAIDDEITLDVVTMDNRPIRTGAALSTSFGFGGHDVCLAFTPWP